Proteins encoded within one genomic window of Glycine soja cultivar W05 chromosome 1, ASM419377v2, whole genome shotgun sequence:
- the LOC114409493 gene encoding protein DETOXIFICATION 27-like: MPSKEDSPLVEAKLPLLEAHPLTDEREQDQSFPRRFWLESKRLWHIVGPSIFSRIASYSMLVITQAFAGHLGDLELAAISIANNVVVGFDFGLLLGMASALETLCGQAFGAKKYYMLGVYMQRSWIVLFICCIFLLPLYLFASPVLKLLGQPEELAELSGAVSIWMIPVHFAFAFQFPLQRFLQCQLKTAPIAWVSLVALVVHVFVSWLFVFKLQFGVVGAAATINFSWWVLTLGLFGYVVWGGCPHTWSGFSVEAFSGLWEFLKLSAAAGVMLCLENWYYKILIVMTGNLENAEIAVDALSICMTINSLELMIPLAFFAATGVRVANELGAGNGKGAKFATMVSVVTSVIIGLFFWMLILILHDKFGYIFSNSKAVLDEVNNLSLLLAFTILLNSVQPVLSGVAVGSGWQSYVAYINLGCYYIIGVPLGILMGWVFNQGVMGIWAGMIFGGTATQTLILSLITIRCDWDKEAERAKLHLTKWTDPKQELN; the protein is encoded by the exons ATGCCAAGCAAAGAGGATTCACCTTtagtagaagcaaagcttccacTATTAGAAGCTCACCCTTTAACAGATGAAAGAGAACAAGACCAAAGTTTCCCACGAAGGTTTTGGCTTGAGTCAAAGAGGCTTTGGCACATAGTAGGCCCTTCAATTTTCAGCCGTATTGCATCCTACTCCATGTTAGTCATAACACAAGCCTTTGCAGGCCACCTTGGTGACCTCGAACTCGCTGCCATCTCCATTGCCAATAATGTCGTCGTTGGCTTCGACTTCGGCCTCTtg TTGGGTATGGCAAGCGCTTTAGAAACGCTATGCGGGCAAGCTTTTGGAGCGAAGAAGTACTACATGTTAGGCGTTTACATGCAGCGTTCATGGATCGTTCTTTTCATATGTTGCATCTTTCTTTTGCCTTTGTACTTGTTTGCCTCGCCGGTGTTGAAGTTGTTGGGGCAGCCGGAGGAGTTGGCGGAGCTATCCGGCGCGGTGTCGATCTGGATGATACCGGTGCACTTTGCCTTTGCGTTTCAGTTCCCTCTGCAGAGGTTCTTGCAGTGCCAGCTGAAGACCGCGCCCATAGCGTGGGTGTCTCTGGTGGCGCTCGTGGTGCATGTGTTTGTAAGTTGGTTGTTCGTGTTCAAGCTTCAGTTTGGTGTTGTTGGTGCTGCTGCTACTATTAACTTCTCTTGGTGGGTCCTCACTTTGGGGCTTTTTGGCTACGTTGTTTGGGGTGGGTGCCCTCACACTTGGAGTGGTTTCTCTGTTGAAGCGTTTTCTGGTCTTTGGGAGTTTCTGAAACTCTCTGCTGCTGCTGGAGTCATGCTATG CTTGGAGAATTGGTATTACAAAATTCTGATTGTAATGACCGGGAATCTTGAGAACGCGGAGATCGCTGTGGATGCATTATCCATATG TATGACCATCAATAGTTTGGAGCTGATGATTCCTCTGGCTTTTTTTGCTGCAACAGG AGTGAGGGTTGCAAACGAGCTAGGAGCTGGGAACGGAAAAGGAGCCAAGTTTGCTACTATGGTATCTGTGGtgacatcggttataatagGACTTTTCTTCTGGATGTTGATTTTGATATTGCACGATAAATTCGGCTACATATTCTCTAATAGCAAAGCTGTCCTTGATGAAGTAAACAACCTTTCTCTTCTATTAGCCTTCACAATTCTGCTCAACAGTGTTCAACCAGTTCTCTCGG GGGTGGCAGTGGGATCAGGGTGGCAATCATATGTTGCATACATAAATTTGGGTTGCTACTATATTATTGGGGTGCCTCTTGGAATTTTGATGGGTTGGGTCTTCAATCAAGGAGTTATG ggaATCTGGGCAGGGATGATTTTTGGTGGCACAGCAACTCAGACATTAATATTGAGCCTCATTACAATTCGATGCGACTGGGACAAAGAG GCTGAAAGAGCAAAATTGCATTTAACGAAGTGGACTGATCCAAAACAAGAATTGAACTAA